A region of Procambarus clarkii isolate CNS0578487 chromosome 93, FALCON_Pclarkii_2.0, whole genome shotgun sequence DNA encodes the following proteins:
- the LOC123746756 gene encoding uncharacterized protein, translated as MINSQVFLTCVIFAIGWWCSGPVLGSSPEVKSAEGPHPLPLEQHDPTERKRSISNLPEDGALETARSQPLLEPSVNGGASPLEIEELNRLRRGSTTPATHKCCYNDEIDEENRTYLAALLGLVTFIASLGIVLLILICALWRAAHNMKCSCCKTANG; from the exons ATGATCAACTCACAG GTGTTCCTGACATGTGTCATCTTCGCTATTG GTTGGTGGTGCTCGGGGCCCGTGTTGGGCTCCTCCCCAGAGGTAAAAAGTGCTGAGGgtccccatcccctccctctgGAACAACACGACCCTAcggagag GAAACGTAGCATCTCAAACCTGCCTGAAGATGGTGCTCTG GAGACTGCCAGATCCCAGCCGCTCCTGGAACCTTCCGTCAATGGCG GGGCGTCACCACTGGAGATAGAGGAGTTGAACCGTTTGAGGCGTGGCAGCACCACTCCGGCGACCCACAAATGCTGCTATAACGATGAAA TTGACGAAGAGAACAGGACGTACTTGGCCGCGCTGCTGGGTCTAGTAACATTCATCGCTTCCCTCGGCATCGTCCTCCTCATCCTCATCTGCGCTCTCTGGAGGGCCGCCCACAACATGAAGTGCTCATGCTGCAAGACCGCAAATGGTTAA
- the LOC123746757 gene encoding uncharacterized protein, with amino-acid sequence MRNKVWPGGLVVVLAAMFGTVLTADQQSSSGDGDLVADQLDILTERLHGQESPSVQLTLDKTNVFVGEQFTAKIKIRGATPKGIVWKLNFSDGSKELRGEFDDKRSVTRSHRYSAAGVYQVEARVQGLGKPHQYRQTIHVSKQESPGNTPAGQGSTEASSADDDCQEDRRQLKHYYIGLLALVSLVAVQCMAFAWFIHAVTTKIRRFTCQ; translated from the exons ATGAGGAATAAG gtgtggccaggaggcttggtggtggtgctggcag CAATGTTTGGGACAGTGTTGACGGCCGACCAGCAGTCCAGCAGTGGTGACGGAGACCTGGTGGCTGACCAACTGGATATTCTTACTGA GAGACTTCATGGCCAAGAATCTCCTTCTGTCCAACTCACACTGGACAAAACAAATGTCTTCGTCGGGGAACAGTTTACTGCCAAGATCAAG ATTCGAGGGGCAACGCCCAAAGGAATAGTATGGAAACTTAACTTCAGTGATGGGTCCAAGGAACTCAGGGGAGAGTTCGACG ATAAGCGGAGCGTTACCCGTAGCCACCGGTACTCGGCCGCGGGTGTGTACCAGGTAGAGGCTCGGGTACAGGGACTCGGCAAGCCTCACCAGTACAGGCAGACCATCCACGTCTCCAAGCAGGAGTCGCCTGGAAATACACCGGCTGGTCAGGGGTCGACTGAGGCATCATCAGCGGATGACGACT GTCAGGAGGACAGGAGGCAGCTGAAGCATTACTACATTGGCCTGTTGGCGTTAGTGTCGTTGGTGGCCGTCCAGTGCATGGCGTTTGCTTGGTTCATACACGCCGTTACCACCAAAATACGCAGATTCACCTGTCAGTAG